One genomic segment of Rhizobium sp. 11515TR includes these proteins:
- the bcsA gene encoding UDP-forming cellulose synthase catalytic subunit has product MQTARSILIWAVIALCGIVLITLPVNLQTQLIASTVVVTLMAIIKILKRQGTWRLVALAFGTAIVLRYVYWRTSYTIPPVNQLENFIPGLLLYLAEMYNVAMLMLSLFIVATPLPPRTKRASETKNFPSVDVFVPSYNEDTNLLANTLASAKAMDYPADKLKVWLLDDGGTLQKRNSTKILESQAAIARHDELKRLCADLDVEYLTRDRNEHAKAGNLNNGLEHSNGDLIAVFDADHAPARDFLRETVGYFEDDPKLFLVQTPHFFINPDPLERNLRTFDSMPSENEMFYGIIQRGLDKWNAAFFCGSAAVLSRKALQSQNGFSGISITEDCETALALHGAGWNSIYVDKPLIAGLQPATFASFIGQRSRWAQGMMQILRFRFPLLKRGLTLPQRLCYMSSTLFWLFPFPRVIFLFAPLFYLFFDLEIFTASGSEFLAYTLAYMLVNLMMQNYLYGSFRWPWISELYEYVQTVHLLPAVVSVMLNPRKPTFKVTAKDESIAVSRLSEISRPFFVIFAVQIIALAVTIYRIYAEPYKADVTLVVGGWNIINLVLSGCALGVVSERGERASSRRVRVDRRSEFGIDGRWNSASIEDVSVHGARLNVFNKDLEPVAVGSEAIIRFQPYSGADMVTLSVVVRNIEQMGDITAIGCQYVPRGAADHRLIADLVFANSDQWTKFQQARRRNPGIIRGTFWFLSMSLYQTSRGLIYLFRGVGSDRTQQRQDAKARS; this is encoded by the coding sequence ATGCAGACTGCACGCAGCATCTTGATATGGGCCGTGATAGCGCTATGCGGCATCGTGCTGATCACATTGCCGGTCAACCTTCAAACGCAGCTGATCGCCAGCACCGTGGTTGTCACCCTGATGGCGATCATCAAGATCCTCAAGCGTCAGGGAACCTGGCGGCTCGTGGCGCTAGCCTTCGGTACGGCCATCGTGCTGCGCTATGTCTATTGGCGCACATCCTATACGATACCGCCCGTCAACCAGCTGGAAAACTTCATTCCCGGCTTGCTGCTCTATCTCGCCGAAATGTACAACGTGGCGATGCTGATGCTCAGCCTCTTCATCGTCGCAACGCCCCTGCCGCCGCGCACCAAGCGCGCGTCTGAAACCAAGAATTTCCCGAGCGTCGATGTTTTCGTGCCGTCTTATAACGAAGACACCAATCTTCTTGCCAACACGCTCGCCTCCGCCAAGGCGATGGATTATCCGGCCGACAAGCTCAAAGTGTGGCTGCTCGACGATGGTGGCACATTGCAAAAGCGTAATTCGACCAAGATCCTGGAATCGCAAGCCGCAATCGCGCGCCATGACGAGCTCAAGCGGCTCTGCGCCGATCTGGATGTCGAATATCTGACGCGCGACCGCAACGAACATGCCAAAGCCGGCAACCTCAATAACGGACTGGAACATTCGAATGGCGACCTGATCGCCGTTTTCGATGCCGACCATGCGCCTGCGCGTGATTTCCTGCGCGAAACCGTCGGCTACTTCGAGGACGATCCGAAGCTTTTTCTCGTTCAGACCCCGCATTTCTTCATCAATCCGGACCCGCTGGAGCGTAATCTGCGCACCTTCGACAGCATGCCGAGCGAGAACGAGATGTTCTACGGCATCATCCAGCGCGGCCTCGATAAATGGAATGCCGCCTTCTTCTGCGGTTCGGCCGCAGTGCTCAGCCGCAAGGCGCTACAATCGCAAAATGGCTTTAGCGGCATCAGCATCACGGAAGACTGCGAAACCGCGCTTGCGCTTCATGGTGCAGGCTGGAACAGCATTTATGTCGACAAGCCGCTGATTGCCGGCTTGCAGCCGGCGACCTTCGCAAGCTTCATCGGCCAGCGCAGCCGCTGGGCGCAAGGCATGATGCAGATCCTGCGCTTCCGCTTCCCGCTCCTGAAGCGCGGCCTGACGCTGCCGCAACGGCTCTGCTACATGTCGTCGACGCTGTTCTGGCTGTTTCCGTTTCCGCGCGTCATCTTCCTGTTTGCGCCACTTTTCTATCTCTTCTTCGATCTCGAGATCTTCACGGCATCGGGCAGCGAGTTCCTCGCCTATACCCTTGCCTATATGCTCGTGAACCTGATGATGCAGAACTATCTTTACGGGTCGTTCCGCTGGCCGTGGATTTCCGAGCTCTACGAATATGTACAGACGGTGCACCTGTTGCCGGCCGTCGTCTCGGTCATGCTCAATCCTCGCAAACCGACTTTCAAGGTCACGGCCAAGGACGAATCGATCGCCGTCAGCCGGCTTTCGGAAATCAGCCGTCCGTTCTTCGTCATCTTCGCCGTTCAGATCATCGCACTGGCGGTCACCATTTATCGTATCTATGCGGAGCCCTATAAGGCCGACGTCACCCTCGTCGTCGGCGGCTGGAACATCATTAACCTCGTCCTTTCCGGCTGCGCGCTCGGCGTCGTCTCCGAACGCGGCGAGCGTGCCTCTTCGCGGCGCGTCCGGGTCGACCGCCGCAGCGAGTTCGGGATCGACGGCCGCTGGAATTCCGCTTCCATCGAGGACGTCTCCGTCCATGGCGCTAGGTTGAACGTCTTCAACAAGGATCTGGAACCGGTCGCGGTCGGCTCGGAAGCCATCATCCGCTTCCAGCCCTATAGCGGCGCCGACATGGTGACCCTGTCGGTCGTGGTTCGCAATATCGAGCAGATGGGCGACATTACCGCCATCGGCTGCCAATATGTTCCGAGGGGTGCTGCCGACCATCGCCTGATTGCCGACCTCGTCTTTGCCAATTCCGATCAATGGACGAAGTTTCAGCAGGCGCGGCGGCGCAATCCGGGCATCATCCGCGGAACCTTCTGGTTCCTGAGCATGTCGCTCTATCAGACCAGCCGGGGTCTGATCTACCTGTTCAGGGGTGTGGGCTCGGATCGCACGCAGCAGCGGCAGGATGCGAAGGCCAGAAGCTGA
- a CDS encoding cellulose biosynthesis cyclic di-GMP-binding regulatory protein BcsB: MKRVLPALLLLLGAVTAQAQTMPFDMSGERPKGEAQTAPQIITPQTAIPQTEPSKAAVPPVTVPQTVAPQTVAPQVAPPLVMTPPTVTPQTAAPQVAPPVTPAQTTPQLAPKAKQATASTDSSAFRRYVVPYAKLRLEGEADRKSWSIYLTPEQAAAPAKLTFAYQNAVVVAPEASQLTVLVNDRAVHQQQIGSSDNESDISFDIPRGLLQPGANLLTFEATQRHRVDCDIPSTYELWSDIDPARTYLTFASREAEKLSTTDAIRAIGVDGAGKTQFNLVVPALAQPGTTKPILRLAQGLALLSGMPNETFSFGTDALPASGPGKMTVVVGTPAELQPVFAVPATAQNGALATFATDPRSGQQLLLISGPSWQAIASAIDMVVSPTDRDPNTRRDLLLTQRWSAPDAPLIYSGTSLSFEQLGVRTTEFSGRRFHTSFNVAIPSDFYANAYGEATILLDAAYAKDVRPGSHIDVYVNGSIATTKPITVTGGGIFRQLPIRITMQHFKPGLNTITLEAMLLAEEDTACAPAATSSTTPRFALFDTSQFTVPDFARIAQRPNLAALAGTGYPYNRQTEPTALFIDRADTDTLSATATLLGQMALVAGHPIALEPTASPSTVGTRNALFIGSVSQLPSTILTQMNISATSQVAWRPPAPGQGGIPEASVTIADWRSRISGGLLQGQMQSFQQWMHRNFDITLSSLRFIPSSEQVFTPSNANSFLIAQEANPTNDATWTVVTAPSAGDLRAGAEAMTAQNTWSQISGRITVYSGKTGKIDTVPVSRFSFVVSQPWSLTNYRLIAANWLSSNILSYAFLFVVGSFLLGVSTASVLSKIGRRE; encoded by the coding sequence ATGAAGCGCGTCCTCCCTGCCCTCCTGCTTCTCCTTGGCGCCGTTACGGCACAGGCCCAGACGATGCCTTTCGACATGTCCGGCGAGCGGCCGAAAGGCGAAGCGCAGACGGCGCCTCAGATCATAACTCCGCAAACTGCCATACCGCAGACAGAGCCGTCGAAGGCAGCAGTGCCGCCGGTCACGGTTCCTCAGACCGTTGCACCACAGACCGTAGCTCCTCAAGTTGCTCCGCCCCTGGTCATGACACCGCCGACCGTTACCCCGCAGACGGCAGCGCCGCAGGTCGCACCCCCTGTCACTCCCGCCCAGACGACACCGCAATTGGCGCCAAAGGCGAAACAGGCAACCGCCAGCACCGACTCATCGGCATTCCGCCGCTATGTCGTTCCCTACGCAAAACTGCGATTGGAGGGTGAAGCCGATCGCAAGTCCTGGTCGATCTATCTGACGCCGGAGCAGGCGGCGGCGCCCGCGAAACTTACCTTTGCCTACCAGAACGCAGTGGTCGTCGCCCCGGAAGCATCGCAGCTTACGGTCCTCGTGAATGACCGCGCCGTCCATCAGCAACAGATCGGCTCCTCGGACAACGAGTCGGATATCAGCTTCGATATCCCGCGGGGGCTGCTGCAGCCCGGCGCCAATCTGTTGACCTTCGAGGCAACGCAGCGCCACCGCGTCGACTGCGACATTCCGTCGACCTACGAGCTCTGGTCCGATATCGATCCCGCAAGAACTTATCTCACCTTCGCCAGTCGCGAAGCGGAGAAACTCTCCACAACCGACGCGATCCGCGCGATCGGTGTCGACGGTGCCGGCAAGACACAGTTCAATCTGGTCGTGCCGGCATTGGCTCAACCGGGAACGACCAAGCCGATCCTGCGTCTAGCTCAGGGACTGGCGCTCTTGAGCGGAATGCCGAACGAAACCTTTTCGTTCGGCACGGATGCCCTACCCGCATCGGGCCCCGGCAAGATGACCGTCGTCGTCGGCACACCGGCGGAGCTGCAGCCTGTCTTTGCCGTTCCGGCCACGGCGCAAAATGGGGCCTTGGCGACCTTTGCGACGGACCCACGCAGCGGTCAGCAGCTTCTCCTTATCAGCGGCCCTTCCTGGCAGGCGATCGCATCCGCGATCGACATGGTTGTTTCGCCGACCGATCGCGACCCCAATACCCGCCGCGATCTGCTGTTAACGCAACGATGGTCCGCACCCGACGCCCCGCTCATCTATTCGGGCACCAGCCTTTCCTTCGAACAGCTGGGTGTCAGGACGACGGAATTTTCCGGACGGCGTTTCCATACAAGTTTCAACGTGGCGATCCCGTCCGATTTCTATGCGAATGCCTATGGCGAGGCCACCATCCTGCTCGATGCGGCCTATGCCAAGGATGTGCGTCCGGGCAGTCATATCGACGTGTACGTCAACGGCAGCATCGCCACGACCAAGCCGATCACGGTGACCGGCGGCGGCATCTTCCGGCAATTGCCCATCCGCATCACCATGCAGCATTTCAAGCCGGGTCTGAACACGATCACGCTGGAAGCCATGTTGCTGGCAGAAGAAGATACCGCCTGCGCCCCCGCAGCGACCTCAAGCACGACGCCCCGCTTCGCATTGTTCGATACCAGCCAGTTCACCGTCCCGGATTTTGCAAGGATCGCTCAGCGGCCCAACCTTGCAGCCCTTGCCGGGACTGGCTATCCCTACAATCGGCAAACCGAGCCAACCGCGCTCTTCATCGACCGCGCAGACACCGACACGCTGTCTGCGACCGCGACGCTCCTCGGCCAGATGGCGCTTGTGGCCGGTCATCCCATCGCGCTGGAACCCACCGCCTCGCCGAGTACGGTTGGGACCCGCAATGCGCTGTTCATCGGTTCTGTCTCGCAGCTGCCGTCGACGATCCTCACACAAATGAACATCTCCGCCACGAGCCAGGTGGCCTGGCGCCCGCCCGCCCCGGGCCAAGGCGGCATACCGGAGGCGTCCGTGACGATTGCCGATTGGCGCTCCCGCATCAGCGGCGGGTTGCTGCAGGGGCAGATGCAAAGCTTCCAGCAATGGATGCACCGCAATTTCGATATCACCTTGAGCTCGCTTCGCTTCATTCCCAGTTCGGAGCAGGTGTTCACCCCATCGAATGCCAATAGCTTCCTGATCGCACAGGAGGCAAATCCGACCAACGACGCAACCTGGACCGTTGTCACCGCGCCAAGTGCCGGAGACCTGCGCGCAGGCGCCGAGGCGATGACCGCGCAAAATACCTGGTCGCAGATCAGCGGCCGCATCACCGTCTATTCCGGCAAGACGGGAAAGATCGATACCGTGCCCGTCAGCCGGTTCAGCTTTGTCGTCTCCCAACCCTGGTCGCTGACGAATTATCGGCTGATCGCCGCAAATTGGCTTTCCAGCAACATATTGTCCTACGCCTTCCTGTTCGTGGTCGGTTCGTTCCTGCTCGGGGTGAGCACGGCAAGCGTTCTTTCCAAGATCGGCAGGCGCGAATGA
- a CDS encoding alpha/beta hydrolase, with the protein MSHTSSHNAAAILAPVTLPCCTFIDLKFDNADHPHRIFLYRPDKPAPPEGWPILYLTDGNACFATAVDAVKVQASYPNGTNVAEGVIVAIGYPTDEPYDPLRRSWDLSPPPGRIYPPFFPDTPDVKTGGGERFLTLIEEELKPWIERQVPVDRSRQTLFGHSFGGLFTLYALFYKPDAFSRWISASPAIYWEDAAILSMEREFLDRHKERLDMELHLSAGQYEGETLAPFHKGTAEEQKRQERAKETRTIELARDMAERWAKLASSTGTITFEEYAGENHMSVLPVALNRAVQIAFRRKKSV; encoded by the coding sequence ATGTCCCATACCTCGTCACACAATGCCGCTGCCATTCTGGCGCCGGTCACCCTTCCCTGCTGCACATTCATTGACCTGAAGTTCGACAATGCCGATCATCCGCACAGGATCTTTCTTTATCGCCCAGACAAGCCGGCACCGCCGGAGGGTTGGCCGATCCTATACCTGACCGACGGGAACGCCTGTTTTGCGACCGCTGTCGACGCAGTCAAAGTACAGGCGAGCTATCCGAACGGAACCAATGTCGCGGAAGGCGTCATCGTTGCCATCGGCTATCCCACGGACGAGCCATATGACCCGCTCCGCCGTTCCTGGGATTTGAGCCCACCGCCCGGACGGATCTATCCGCCATTTTTCCCCGATACGCCGGATGTGAAAACCGGCGGCGGCGAACGCTTTTTGACGCTCATCGAAGAAGAGCTCAAGCCCTGGATAGAACGGCAGGTACCGGTCGACCGCTCGCGTCAGACGCTTTTCGGCCATTCGTTCGGCGGCCTGTTCACGCTCTACGCCCTGTTTTACAAACCCGATGCCTTCAGCCGCTGGATTTCCGCAAGCCCGGCGATCTACTGGGAAGATGCCGCTATTCTTTCGATGGAGAGAGAATTCCTCGACAGGCACAAAGAGCGGCTCGATATGGAACTGCATCTTTCCGCCGGTCAGTATGAAGGCGAGACCTTGGCGCCCTTCCATAAAGGCACAGCCGAAGAGCAAAAACGACAGGAACGGGCAAAAGAAACACGCACGATAGAACTCGCCCGCGACATGGCTGAGAGATGGGCCAAACTGGCGTCATCCACAGGAACGATAACCTTTGAGGAATATGCCGGAGAGAACCACATGTCGGTCCTCCCGGTCGCGCTGAACCGGGCTGTGCAGATCGCATTTCGAAGAAAGAAATCGGTCTGA
- a CDS encoding TonB-dependent siderophore receptor: MRQKSHNHISNLTRKRFQLASGAAALATVFALSGNAFAQDAAATANDGGATQLAPIVVSGQSSDASDNTTVAAKKSQGATKINTPLVETPRSVSVVTRKELEERGAQDITEAVRYSAGVQTGSYGFDPRFDQIYIRGNDVTTIGDYRDGLQQPYMNYAMFRTDPYSLDRVEIIKGPVSVLYGAGSPGGIVNKMSKLPTDETIREVGVLYGTSDRAQTMFDFGGRVNQDDDSMLYRIVGLARKGDTNFDIADDRYLIQPSFTWKPDDTTKITIYGSAQSTETDANPGAMIGPDGNVLDYRDSDPDYDYQRTKQQQVGYQFEHEFDGGFTFRQNLRFSHLDLKARYLSTYSWVGDVAQRYATAIGDRMNVFQVDNQLESKFDTGPAAHTMLFGLDYTRMSDSFAYGMDATTSPAYDFDIDNPTYGVSGPTPAYNFSRVDGSLQQFGAYAMDQIEVDKWRFTLGGRQTWVKQSTDTTIVSTDTTTKDSFNKNAFSYQLGALYLFDNGIAPFTSYSTSFNPVTQRSASGSILDPTKGEQYELGVKYQPPGTDILLSAVAYHLVEKNKPVLVDPLTLVYESLGEVTNKGIELEARANITDGWDVIAAYSYNHSEITRGDDQGNSPAVTPKNIVSLWSNYTFQEDSAAKGLTVGAGIRYTGETYTSTANTAKNDASFYLDAALSYDFGAIDQKYKGLTASVDVRNIANRRLTVCNEGYCYLGQGRNVTASLKYRW, translated from the coding sequence ATGAGGCAGAAATCCCATAATCATATCAGTAATTTGACGCGTAAGAGATTCCAGCTTGCAAGCGGCGCCGCCGCACTTGCAACAGTGTTTGCTTTAAGTGGAAATGCCTTTGCACAGGACGCTGCGGCCACTGCGAATGATGGAGGTGCCACCCAGCTTGCGCCGATCGTCGTCAGCGGCCAATCGAGTGACGCAAGCGACAATACGACCGTAGCGGCAAAGAAGAGCCAGGGCGCCACCAAGATTAATACGCCCCTGGTCGAAACCCCTCGCTCGGTTTCGGTGGTGACCAGGAAGGAATTGGAAGAGCGCGGTGCGCAGGACATCACGGAGGCGGTGCGTTATTCGGCTGGCGTTCAGACCGGCTCATATGGCTTCGATCCGCGCTTCGATCAGATCTATATTCGCGGCAATGATGTCACGACCATCGGTGATTATCGCGACGGGCTGCAGCAGCCCTATATGAACTACGCAATGTTCAGGACCGATCCTTATTCGCTCGACCGTGTCGAGATCATCAAGGGGCCGGTATCGGTTCTCTATGGTGCCGGTTCGCCGGGCGGCATCGTCAACAAGATGTCGAAGCTGCCGACGGACGAGACGATCAGGGAGGTAGGTGTTCTCTACGGGACATCGGACCGCGCGCAGACGATGTTCGACTTCGGCGGCCGGGTCAATCAAGACGATGACAGCATGCTGTATCGCATCGTCGGCCTGGCGCGAAAGGGCGATACCAATTTCGATATCGCCGATGATCGCTATCTGATCCAGCCGTCCTTCACCTGGAAGCCGGACGACACGACGAAAATCACCATCTATGGTTCGGCGCAATCCACCGAGACGGACGCAAATCCCGGCGCAATGATCGGCCCCGATGGCAATGTTCTCGATTATCGCGACAGCGACCCGGATTACGATTATCAGAGGACCAAACAGCAGCAGGTCGGCTATCAGTTCGAACACGAGTTCGACGGCGGCTTCACTTTCCGTCAGAACCTTCGCTTTTCGCATCTTGATCTGAAAGCACGCTATCTCAGCACCTACAGCTGGGTCGGCGACGTCGCGCAACGCTATGCGACCGCGATCGGGGACAGGATGAATGTCTTCCAGGTCGACAACCAGCTAGAATCCAAATTCGATACCGGCCCGGCAGCCCATACCATGCTGTTTGGTCTCGACTATACCCGTATGAGCGATTCATTCGCCTATGGGATGGATGCAACGACCAGCCCCGCCTATGACTTCGATATCGACAACCCGACCTACGGAGTATCGGGTCCGACGCCGGCCTATAATTTCAGCCGGGTCGATGGCAGCCTGCAGCAGTTCGGCGCCTATGCCATGGATCAGATCGAAGTTGACAAGTGGCGCTTCACGCTTGGCGGGCGCCAGACCTGGGTGAAGCAGTCGACCGACACCACCATTGTCTCCACTGATACGACAACAAAAGACAGCTTCAACAAGAATGCGTTTTCCTACCAACTCGGCGCGCTCTATCTCTTCGACAATGGCATTGCGCCTTTCACGAGCTATTCAACCTCCTTCAATCCGGTCACCCAGCGCTCCGCATCCGGCAGCATCCTCGACCCAACGAAGGGGGAACAGTACGAGCTTGGCGTGAAATATCAGCCGCCAGGCACCGACATCCTGCTCTCGGCCGTTGCCTATCACCTCGTCGAGAAGAACAAGCCGGTCCTGGTCGACCCGCTGACGCTCGTCTATGAGTCGCTGGGTGAGGTCACCAACAAGGGGATCGAGCTGGAAGCCAGGGCTAATATTACCGATGGCTGGGACGTGATTGCCGCCTACTCGTACAACCATTCCGAAATTACGCGGGGCGACGATCAAGGCAACTCCCCTGCGGTGACGCCGAAGAACATCGTCAGCCTGTGGTCGAACTATACATTCCAGGAGGATTCGGCTGCCAAGGGTCTGACCGTCGGCGCCGGCATTCGCTATACGGGCGAGACCTATACCAGCACGGCCAATACCGCCAAGAACGACGCCAGCTTCTATCTCGACGCCGCGCTCTCTTACGACTTCGGCGCGATCGACCAGAAATACAAGGGCCTCACCGCCTCCGTCGACGTCCGCAACATCGCCAACCGCCGCCTGACGGTCTGCAACGAGGGCTATTGCTACCTCGGACAGGGCCGCAACGTGACGGCTTCATTGAAGTATCGCTGGTAA
- a CDS encoding dienelactone hydrolase family protein, with amino-acid sequence MAEVLLFHHAQGLTPGVCAFADVLRGAGHIVHTPDLFDGRTFQSIEDGLAYIEGIGFDHMRERGVGVADALPPALVYAGFSFGVLPAQKLAQTRCGARGALFFHSCLPISGEWAFGPWPDGVAVQIHGMENDPIFVGEGDIDAAREIVAKVEDAKLFLYPGNQHYFADSSLPSYDSGATALLTSRVLEFLDRV; translated from the coding sequence ATGGCCGAGGTCCTTTTGTTCCACCACGCACAGGGATTGACCCCGGGTGTGTGCGCGTTCGCTGATGTGTTGCGGGGCGCCGGTCACATCGTGCACACGCCTGACCTATTCGACGGGCGCACTTTCCAGAGCATCGAAGACGGGCTCGCTTATATCGAGGGGATTGGATTCGACCATATGCGGGAGCGTGGCGTCGGCGTTGCCGACGCACTGCCTCCTGCGCTCGTCTACGCCGGGTTCTCGTTCGGCGTGCTACCTGCCCAGAAGCTGGCCCAGACACGGTGCGGAGCCCGAGGAGCTCTCTTCTTCCATTCCTGCCTGCCGATCAGTGGCGAATGGGCTTTCGGACCTTGGCCGGATGGAGTCGCTGTCCAGATTCACGGAATGGAAAACGACCCGATCTTCGTAGGCGAGGGTGATATCGATGCCGCCCGAGAGATTGTGGCGAAGGTCGAGGACGCGAAGCTTTTTCTTTATCCCGGCAATCAGCACTACTTCGCCGACAGTTCACTCCCGTCATATGATTCGGGTGCAACTGCACTGCTGACGAGCCGAGTGCTTGAGTTCCTGGATCGCGTCTGA
- the bcsN gene encoding cellulose biosynthesis protein BcsN, with amino-acid sequence MHFSKTITLMILACLGAGCTTTGQVRQSIGVETVASDKALAFPPPGGPAIVNVVERRHGKDVEQTIALSTSSSVSGQNFLKVQFLGLTGSSPALGSLPYNTISEGKIAREMAAAVPGVRLARSATFVQNNYGPFGYASGQSHAGDTCLYAWQQVKAGFAPPQEQRNFGTVQVRIRLCDAHASERQLLSTVYGYTIAGHFAGAALNPFGTPRGADAVLGKPGEPVYPDATPYRTAPISIGYQSRPAAPHPTVVRRPVMMKPQPQAAPALPPMIGPRVPLPDGQTDQPQANGASSMAAPPPANTASNIIVPLPDCNGATGISQGCR; translated from the coding sequence ATGCATTTTTCAAAGACGATAACGTTGATGATATTGGCCTGTCTCGGCGCCGGCTGCACGACGACCGGACAGGTTCGTCAGTCGATCGGCGTGGAAACGGTCGCGAGTGACAAGGCGCTGGCCTTTCCGCCGCCAGGTGGACCGGCGATCGTCAATGTGGTCGAGCGCAGGCATGGCAAGGATGTCGAGCAGACGATCGCGCTTTCCACCTCGTCCTCCGTCTCAGGCCAGAATTTCCTCAAGGTTCAGTTTCTTGGGCTGACGGGTTCAAGTCCCGCATTAGGGAGCCTGCCCTACAATACGATCAGCGAAGGCAAGATTGCTCGCGAAATGGCGGCTGCGGTGCCTGGGGTGCGGCTCGCCCGCTCGGCAACCTTCGTTCAGAACAACTACGGTCCCTTTGGTTATGCCTCCGGCCAGAGCCATGCCGGCGATACCTGTCTTTACGCCTGGCAGCAGGTGAAGGCCGGTTTTGCGCCGCCCCAGGAGCAACGCAATTTCGGCACGGTGCAGGTGCGCATCCGGCTCTGCGACGCCCATGCGAGCGAACGCCAGCTGTTGAGCACGGTCTATGGCTATACGATCGCCGGCCATTTTGCCGGCGCCGCACTCAACCCTTTCGGCACGCCCCGCGGCGCGGATGCCGTTCTGGGCAAGCCCGGCGAACCGGTCTATCCCGACGCCACCCCTTATCGCACGGCACCCATCAGCATCGGCTACCAGAGCCGCCCCGCCGCGCCACACCCTACGGTCGTGCGCCGACCGGTCATGATGAAGCCTCAGCCGCAGGCGGCGCCGGCTCTGCCGCCGATGATCGGCCCGCGCGTACCGCTGCCGGATGGGCAGACCGATCAACCGCAGGCGAATGGTGCAAGTTCGATGGCAGCGCCGCCACCTGCAAATACAGCAAGTAATATCATCGTGCCTTTACCGGACTGTAACGGGGCAACTGGCATATCTCAGGGGTGCCGCTAG